The Halarchaeum grantii nucleotide sequence GGGGCGGCGCACGCCCGTCGAGTTGGGTGGCCGGTGCACGCCCTGCCGGTGGCCGCGTCTTTTTGCCCGCGACGGCCGAGGGACGGGACGTGAGTGAAACCGCCGTCGTCACCGGAGGACTCGGTCGCGCGGGCCGCTGGGTCGTCGACGCGTTCGCCGAGCGGGGCTACGAGACGGTCTGCGTCGACCTCGACCACCCCGGGTGGGAGATCTCCCCCCGAGAGAACGTGGACTTCCGCGCCGCCGACCTCGCGGACGCCGCCGAGGCGTTCGACCTGTTCGCTGACCTCGGCCCGGACGCCGTCGCGCACCTCGCGGCGCTCCCCGCGCCGGAACGCCACGCCGGGAACCGGGTGTTCGCGACGAACACGGAGTCGACGTATAACGTCCTCACTGCGGCCGGCCGCGCCGGCGCGCGGGTCGCGTGGGCGTCCAGCGAGTCCGCCTACGGCTTCCCGTTCGCCCGCGAGAAGACGCTCCCGGACGAACTCCCCATCACCGAGGACCACGAACTCCGCCCCGAGGACCCCTACGGCCTCTCGAAGGTCGTCGGCGAGGAGACGGCGGCGCGGACGGCGCGACGCTATGACGTCCCCGTGGTGTCGGTGCGGCCGTCGTGGGTCCAGCATCCCGGCGACTACAACTGCACGGGCAACCGGGACGACATCGCCGCCGGCGCGGGGAACTTCTGGTCGTACGTCGATGCGCGCGACCTCGCGAGCCTCTTCGTCGCCGCCGTCGAGCCCGACGCGGTCACGGGTCACGAGGCCGTCAACGGCGTCGCCGCCGAGAACTACATGGACCGCCCGACCGCCGACGTCGTCGAGGAGTTCTTCGGCGAACTGCCCGCCGACTGCACGCTAGAGGGCGAGCAGTCGGCGCTCTCGCCCGCGAAGGCCCGGCGCCTCCTCGACTGGGAGCCCGAGCACACGTGGCGCGACGCCGCCGACGCGGACGTCGAAACGCCGTCGCTCTACGAGTAGCCGACGGGACGGGAGAGCGTCGCGAACGCCGCGCAGTCCCCACACACCACCAATGCCAGTAACGCCGGGGGCGCGCCGGTCGCCCCCACAGGCGTGAGTGAGGCGGCGGGGAGACACACCACCCGTGCCAGTAACGCCGGGGATAGGGTGGGTCGGTGCGCGGTCGGTGACCCGTCGTGCCAGTATTGCCACAACACACACCACTCGTGCCAGTAACGCGGGTAGGGCGTGGCTATTTCGGACAGCACGCCGCCCGCGACGGCGACCCACACACCACCCGTGCCAGTAACGCACGTAGGGGTCCGGGGGCGCGTACGGAGACCCGACGGACGGCTGTTCAGAGAACGTGGTTCCGGTGCGCCGTCTCGCGAACGGCGGTGAGGTCGTCGAACTCCACCTCGAGTGCGTCGATGGCGGAGTCGAGTTCGACGTCGAGTTCGTACTGATTGTAGTTGCCGCGACCGCTCGTGTCGTCGATCTTCGTCAGGACGCCCTGGAGGGTGAGGTCGGTGAGGTGGTCGTGCATCGCGCGGCGTTTGAGCGGGTCGGAGCCCTCGCGCTTGCTCACCTGCCGGTAGCGCTGGTGGATGACCTTCGTCCGTTCGGGCGTCTCGCCCTCGGCTTCGAGGTGTGCGACCGTGAGGAGGACGAGTTTGCCGTGGCGGGTGAGTTCCTCCATCCCCTCGACGACCTGCTGGCGCTGGATCTCCTCCTCGGCGCGTCGAACGTGTTCCTCGGTGATTCGGGGGTCGCCGTCCGACGGTCCGTTCTCGGCGAAGTCACCGGCGATACGGAGGAGCCTGAGCGCCTGGCGCGCGCTCCCGCTGTCCTGGGCGGCCATCGCGGCGCAGAGCGGGACGACGCCCTCGGCGAGGACACCCTCGGCGAGCGCGCGGTCGGCGCGCTTCTCGAGGATGCGGACGAGTTGCTCGGCGTCGTAGGGCTGGAAGTGGACCTCCTTCTCGCAGAGGGAGTCCTTGACCTTCGGGGAGAGGTTCTCCCTGAACTTGAAGTCGTTACTGATCCCGATGAGGCCGAGGTTGACGTCGATGTCGTAGGTCTTGCGGGCGCGCGGGAGTTCGTAGAGGATGTCGTCGTCGCTCCCGATGGTGTCGATCTCGTCGAGGACGACGATGACGTCGCCGCCCGCGCTCTCGAAGTCCTTCAGGAGCTCGCGGAAGACGCGTTTCTGTGGGTGGCCGGTCTCGGGGAGGGGGTCCTTCTCGAGCGAGACGGTGGTGAGCGCGTGGGAGTGGGCGTCGCCGGTCCGCATCTCGTTGACGAGGTTGACGGCGACCTGATAGCTCGACGTGATGCCGGT carries:
- a CDS encoding NAD-dependent epimerase/dehydratase family protein, with translation MSETAVVTGGLGRAGRWVVDAFAERGYETVCVDLDHPGWEISPRENVDFRAADLADAAEAFDLFADLGPDAVAHLAALPAPERHAGNRVFATNTESTYNVLTAAGRAGARVAWASSESAYGFPFAREKTLPDELPITEDHELRPEDPYGLSKVVGEETAARTARRYDVPVVSVRPSWVQHPGDYNCTGNRDDIAAGAGNFWSYVDARDLASLFVAAVEPDAVTGHEAVNGVAAENYMDRPTADVVEEFFGELPADCTLEGEQSALSPAKARRLLDWEPEHTWRDAADADVETPSLYE
- a CDS encoding orc1/cdc6 family replication initiation protein, with translation MARFDLDNLVFANKDVLREDWQPDNLAERDAEMDTCASALRPLLRGNQPDNLFLYGLTGVGKTAATHALITELLDAAADVERHLEVVELNCTGITSSYQVAVNLVNEMRTGDAHSHALTTVSLEKDPLPETGHPQKRVFRELLKDFESAGGDVIVVLDEIDTIGSDDDILYELPRARKTYDIDVNLGLIGISNDFKFRENLSPKVKDSLCEKEVHFQPYDAEQLVRILEKRADRALAEGVLAEGVVPLCAAMAAQDSGSARQALRLLRIAGDFAENGPSDGDPRITEEHVRRAEEEIQRQQVVEGMEELTRHGKLVLLTVAHLEAEGETPERTKVIHQRYRQVSKREGSDPLKRRAMHDHLTDLTLQGVLTKIDDTSGRGNYNQYELDVELDSAIDALEVEFDDLTAVRETAHRNHVL